A genome region from Paradevosia shaoguanensis includes the following:
- a CDS encoding ABC transporter ATP-binding protein, protein MTGQPLLSVRNLRTRFATARGPIHSVDDVSFDVAPGKTLGLVGESGSGKSVTSLSIMRLIERGGGEIVNGSILLDRGKGPEDITRLGERQMRRIRGNEMAMIFQEPMTSLDPVWSIGAQIAETIRLHQGVGKAEARRQAVEMLRLVGIPAPERRVDDYPHQLSGGMRQRVMIAIALSCRPALLIADEPTTALDVTIQAQILDLIARLQNEIGMSVVFITHNLGVVAQIADEVAVMYAGQIVERGPVREIFANPRHPYTVGLLRSIPRAGSSQSDTPDTRLATIGGAPPSLTDLPPGCRFAPRCPLATAACTEQAPQIEEVAPDHGSRCLRWREVTA, encoded by the coding sequence ATGACCGGCCAGCCCCTTCTTTCCGTCCGCAACCTGCGCACCCGTTTCGCCACGGCGCGCGGCCCCATCCACAGCGTCGACGATGTCTCCTTCGATGTCGCGCCGGGCAAGACGCTTGGCCTTGTGGGGGAGTCCGGTTCGGGTAAATCCGTCACCAGCCTATCGATCATGCGCCTCATCGAGCGTGGAGGCGGGGAGATCGTCAACGGCTCGATCCTGCTCGATCGCGGCAAGGGCCCGGAGGACATCACGCGTCTTGGCGAGCGGCAGATGCGCCGCATCCGCGGCAATGAGATGGCCATGATCTTCCAGGAGCCCATGACCAGCCTCGATCCCGTCTGGTCCATCGGCGCACAGATCGCCGAGACCATCCGGCTGCACCAGGGCGTCGGCAAGGCCGAGGCGCGGCGGCAGGCCGTCGAGATGCTGCGCCTCGTCGGCATCCCCGCGCCCGAACGGCGCGTCGACGATTATCCGCACCAGCTCTCCGGCGGCATGCGCCAGCGGGTGATGATCGCCATCGCGCTGTCCTGCCGTCCCGCTCTGCTCATCGCCGACGAGCCGACCACGGCGCTCGACGTGACGATCCAGGCGCAAATCCTCGACCTTATTGCGCGGCTCCAGAACGAGATCGGCATGTCGGTGGTGTTCATCACCCATAATCTCGGCGTCGTCGCCCAGATAGCCGACGAGGTGGCGGTGATGTATGCCGGCCAGATCGTCGAGCGCGGCCCGGTGCGCGAAATCTTCGCCAATCCGCGCCACCCCTATACGGTCGGGCTGCTCCGCTCGATCCCGCGCGCTGGCTCGTCGCAATCGGACACGCCCGATACACGCCTCGCCACCATCGGCGGCGCGCCACCCAGCCTCACCGACCTGCCGCCCGGCTGCCGCTTCGCGCCGCGCTGCCCGCTGGCGACGGCAGCCTGCACAGAGCAGGCGCCGCAGATCGAGGAGGTTGCCCCCGATCACGGCTCGCGCTGCCTGCGCTGGCGGGAGGTGACCGCATGA
- a CDS encoding serine hydrolase — MPLGRFFAEEIAEPLGLEAWIGLPETFEPRVGKIELGSDMLPFEVGFSPEQRSDPVFISVWGNPPLFPTELPWNTRAYHAAEIGGAGGIATARAMARYYGCMAMGGTVDGVEVLKRETVAIGRAEQSRFMDPYIAEAMAFGVGWALQTPQGRFGPAPDAFGHSGAGGSIHAGWPTEGVGFSYIMNQMRADPEDLRSRHLLKRLYEIVH, encoded by the coding sequence TTGCCACTCGGGCGCTTCTTCGCCGAGGAAATTGCCGAACCGCTGGGACTCGAAGCCTGGATCGGCCTACCCGAGACGTTTGAGCCACGTGTTGGCAAGATTGAACTCGGGTCCGACATGCTACCCTTCGAGGTTGGCTTTTCGCCAGAACAGCGAAGCGACCCGGTATTCATCTCTGTCTGGGGTAACCCACCGCTCTTTCCCACGGAACTGCCGTGGAACACGCGCGCCTATCACGCCGCCGAAATCGGTGGGGCAGGGGGTATCGCCACGGCTCGTGCGATGGCGCGGTACTATGGCTGCATGGCGATGGGCGGCACCGTTGACGGCGTCGAGGTGCTAAAACGTGAAACTGTGGCTATTGGCCGAGCGGAACAGTCGCGGTTCATGGACCCGTACATCGCCGAAGCCATGGCCTTTGGCGTCGGCTGGGCATTGCAGACGCCACAAGGACGCTTCGGGCCTGCGCCCGACGCTTTCGGTCACTCAGGCGCTGGTGGCTCGATCCATGCAGGCTGGCCCACGGAAGGGGTGGGGTTCAGCTACATCATGAACCAGATGCGCGCTGATCCGGAAGACCTACGCTCCCGGCACCTCCTCAAGCGGCTATACGAGATCGTCCACTAG
- a CDS encoding MFS transporter — translation MSERSAGIIDREDEGVEAQPTPVAEVEPAESPARPSPPPFVPFPAWKAAIYALSSVLLGLTQGLGLNLITANLTNLQAYFGATQQEVSWLPAAYFATNMTGTLLMFKIRNQFGMRRFAEIGIIVYVGLVIAHMFSNDLRSALVVRAMMGVAAAPLSTLAFFYMLEWLPPAKKMSIGICFGMVGSSLALPLARVMSPSLMQIGEWHGLYLMEVGLALVALAVIFLVPITHPPRQKSFDKDDLISFPLLAMGFGSIAIVLSMGRSYWWFEAPWLGVLAAIGIASLVLLALVELHRKQPMIDLRWLLTPDMLTFTGALIAVRILLSEQSVGAVGLFTVLGLGNDQLVPLFAIISVVTFIATYWLTTVIKPQRTPYLHLLALTMVAVAAWMDGHSSVTSRPEQFFVSQALMGFAAAIFLPPAMLHGFSRAMAKGPQYILSFLTVFLTTQTLGGLLGSAAMTTFVAVREQFHSNVIAQGVTLLDPLVAQRVQAYGGAYSKVLTDPALRDAKGLALLGQSATQQANVLAYNDLFMTIFAATIATIAVLLIHMLHGALKNRAPQAQASAA, via the coding sequence ATGAGCGAGCGCAGTGCAGGAATCATCGACCGCGAGGACGAGGGCGTTGAGGCCCAGCCCACTCCCGTCGCGGAAGTCGAGCCGGCGGAGTCTCCTGCCAGGCCGTCCCCGCCGCCCTTTGTGCCGTTTCCGGCGTGGAAGGCGGCGATCTATGCGCTGTCCTCGGTGCTTCTGGGACTGACGCAGGGGCTTGGCCTCAATCTCATTACGGCCAACCTGACGAACCTGCAGGCTTATTTCGGCGCAACCCAGCAGGAAGTGAGCTGGCTGCCGGCCGCTTATTTCGCGACCAACATGACCGGCACCCTGCTGATGTTCAAAATCCGCAACCAGTTCGGGATGCGGCGTTTCGCCGAGATCGGCATCATCGTCTATGTGGGGCTGGTCATAGCCCATATGTTCAGCAACGACCTGCGCTCGGCGCTGGTGGTGCGTGCCATGATGGGCGTCGCCGCGGCACCGTTGAGCACGCTTGCCTTTTTCTACATGCTCGAATGGCTTCCGCCCGCCAAGAAGATGAGCATCGGAATCTGTTTCGGCATGGTCGGCAGCAGTCTGGCGCTGCCGCTGGCGCGCGTCATGTCCCCTTCGCTGATGCAGATAGGGGAGTGGCATGGGCTCTACCTGATGGAAGTAGGCCTCGCGCTCGTCGCGCTCGCTGTGATCTTTCTCGTGCCCATTACGCATCCGCCGCGTCAGAAGTCATTCGACAAGGACGACCTCATCAGCTTTCCGCTGCTGGCCATGGGCTTTGGCTCGATCGCGATCGTGCTGTCGATGGGCCGCTCCTACTGGTGGTTCGAGGCGCCCTGGCTCGGTGTGCTCGCGGCCATCGGCATCGCTTCTCTGGTCTTGCTGGCGCTGGTGGAACTTCACCGCAAGCAGCCGATGATCGATCTGCGCTGGCTGCTGACGCCCGACATGCTGACCTTTACCGGCGCGCTGATTGCGGTGCGTATCCTGCTTTCGGAGCAATCGGTGGGTGCGGTGGGACTCTTCACGGTACTTGGGTTGGGCAACGACCAGTTGGTACCGCTCTTCGCGATCATCAGCGTGGTGACGTTCATTGCCACGTATTGGCTGACGACAGTCATCAAACCGCAGCGGACGCCCTACTTGCACCTATTGGCGCTTACCATGGTGGCCGTAGCGGCCTGGATGGACGGGCATAGTTCGGTTACGAGCCGCCCAGAGCAGTTCTTTGTGAGCCAGGCGTTGATGGGCTTTGCCGCTGCTATTTTCCTACCGCCGGCCATGCTGCACGGCTTCAGCCGAGCGATGGCCAAGGGACCGCAATACATCCTGTCGTTCCTGACAGTGTTCCTTACCACCCAGACGCTGGGTGGTCTCCTGGGGTCGGCTGCGATGACAACATTCGTCGCGGTGCGCGAGCAATTCCATTCGAACGTGATCGCGCAGGGCGTAACTCTTCTCGACCCGTTGGTGGCTCAGCGTGTGCAGGCGTATGGCGGCGCCTATTCCAAGGTCCTGACCGATCCTGCGCTGCGCGACGCCAAGGGGTTGGCGCTACTCGGCCAGTCTGCGACACAGCAAGCCAACGTATTGGCCTACAACGATCTTTTCATGACCATCTTCGCAGCGACGATCGCCACGATCGCAGTTCTTCTCATCCATATGCTGCACGGCGCGCTCAAAAATCGCGCACCGCAAGCCCAGGCCAGCGCGGCCTGA
- a CDS encoding MarR family winged helix-turn-helix transcriptional regulator: MTDLTLRQGLITTLAGTARALQTHFDAQLREMGLTAARGRVLLFLAKRGPKGATQTDVTDYLRVENPTAVRILDGLEALGHIRRCPSETDRRAKIIELTDTGRPIAEAVVRESRRLYSGLLDDISDDDLETTQRVLDVISAKIVTAGPVRRWAHFEREAAQ; this comes from the coding sequence ATGACCGACCTTACGCTGCGGCAGGGTCTCATCACGACCCTGGCTGGGACCGCGCGAGCTCTGCAGACTCACTTCGATGCCCAATTGCGGGAAATGGGACTCACGGCCGCACGCGGTCGCGTGCTGCTGTTCCTTGCCAAGCGCGGCCCTAAGGGCGCGACGCAAACGGATGTGACCGACTATCTGCGCGTAGAGAACCCCACTGCCGTGCGGATACTCGACGGGCTGGAAGCGCTTGGGCATATTCGTCGGTGTCCGTCGGAAACGGATCGGCGCGCAAAGATCATCGAACTCACCGATACCGGCCGACCGATCGCCGAAGCGGTGGTGCGGGAATCGAGGCGCCTTTACAGCGGCCTGCTCGACGACATTTCAGACGACGATCTCGAAACCACACAACGCGTGCTTGACGTTATCAGCGCCAAGATCGTCACCGCCGGTCCGGTGCGGCGCTGGGCACATTTCGAGCGCGAGGCGGCGCAATGA
- a CDS encoding PQQ-dependent sugar dehydrogenase, translating to MFRSLAGRGRLGVNKAAVFGTTPAIPRAVSQGNRPTLKTPNIRGWTAGQTPSVAPGLAVKAFACGLEHPRWIYQLPNGDVLVAESASLPSGIRDFMDIARNFVMRRVGAIRRNANRITLLRDADGDGVAEIRETFLEGLNQPFGMVLIGDTLYVGNTDSVVAFPYAEGQTRITAPGRKLMEMKPGGHWTRNLYPSKDGTKIYVGVGSLSNIAEQGFDAEDGRAAIHELDLATGRSRIFASGLRNPVGMAWEPTTGELWTVVNERDGLGDETPPDYLTSVKDGGFYGWPYSYWDRIVDDRVQPANPALVATAVTPDYALGGHTASLGLCWLPAGALPGFGEGMAIGQHGSWNRSRLSGYKVVFVAFEDGKPVGMPRDILGGFLTEDERSAYGRPVGVALLADKSVLVADDAGNTIWRVSGTN from the coding sequence CTGTTCCGCAGCCTTGCCGGACGCGGTCGGCTGGGCGTGAACAAGGCCGCCGTTTTCGGCACCACGCCGGCGATTCCGCGGGCCGTGTCGCAGGGCAATCGCCCGACGCTCAAGACACCCAACATCAGGGGTTGGACGGCCGGTCAAACGCCGAGTGTTGCACCGGGGCTCGCGGTCAAGGCTTTCGCTTGCGGGCTCGAGCATCCGCGCTGGATTTATCAGCTGCCGAATGGCGATGTGCTGGTGGCGGAATCGGCGTCTCTGCCGAGTGGCATCCGCGACTTCATGGACATTGCCCGCAATTTCGTGATGCGGCGCGTTGGTGCGATCCGCCGGAACGCAAACCGGATCACGCTCCTGCGCGATGCCGATGGGGACGGCGTGGCGGAGATCCGCGAGACGTTCCTTGAAGGCCTCAATCAACCGTTCGGAATGGTGTTGATCGGTGACACGCTCTATGTGGGTAACACAGATAGTGTCGTCGCTTTCCCCTATGCCGAGGGCCAAACGCGGATCACGGCGCCTGGGCGGAAGCTCATGGAGATGAAGCCGGGCGGCCACTGGACGCGTAATCTCTATCCCAGCAAGGATGGCACGAAGATCTATGTCGGCGTCGGCTCGCTCAGCAACATCGCCGAGCAGGGCTTTGATGCCGAAGACGGCCGTGCGGCAATCCACGAACTCGACCTTGCAACCGGCCGTAGCCGGATTTTCGCCTCGGGCCTGCGCAATCCGGTCGGCATGGCGTGGGAGCCAACAACCGGCGAACTCTGGACCGTCGTCAACGAGCGCGACGGGCTGGGCGACGAAACGCCACCGGACTATCTGACGTCGGTCAAGGATGGCGGTTTTTACGGCTGGCCCTATAGCTATTGGGACCGGATCGTCGACGATCGCGTGCAGCCGGCCAATCCCGCGCTGGTAGCGACCGCGGTTACGCCGGACTATGCACTGGGCGGCCATACCGCGTCGCTTGGCCTTTGCTGGTTACCGGCGGGTGCCCTGCCCGGCTTCGGCGAAGGCATGGCTATCGGCCAGCACGGCTCGTGGAACCGCAGTCGCCTCAGTGGGTACAAGGTAGTGTTCGTGGCGTTCGAGGATGGCAAGCCGGTTGGAATGCCCCGTGATATCCTCGGAGGCTTTCTCACCGAGGACGAACGCTCGGCCTATGGCCGCCCGGTCGGCGTAGCGCTGCTCGCCGACAAGAGCGTTCTGGTCGCCGATGATGCCGGCAACACGATCTGGCGTGTGTCCGGGACGAACTAG
- a CDS encoding 2'-5' RNA ligase family protein, producing the protein MQYELFDKTECGPAQREDNVFFALLPDNGTAEIALRLATLAAGEAAARRSLAAGGRLHLSVFGVRDRISDRRAQLAGDDIAADLPDEPLRVVFDHMALFQGGQKKPLVLYGKDIGNPGLIEFRRRFCIAAANAGLGLARHQFEPHVTLLWTPTPMVEHRVETISWEVRDFALVRSFVGHSRHEQLGRWPLGGRRG; encoded by the coding sequence ATGCAGTACGAACTTTTCGACAAGACCGAGTGTGGGCCTGCACAACGAGAAGACAACGTCTTCTTCGCATTGCTGCCTGACAATGGCACAGCCGAGATAGCGCTACGGCTGGCGACGCTGGCGGCAGGCGAAGCCGCAGCTCGTCGTTCGCTGGCCGCGGGCGGCCGGCTGCATCTGTCGGTGTTCGGCGTTCGTGACCGCATTTCGGACCGACGGGCCCAGCTTGCGGGCGACGATATTGCGGCAGACCTTCCGGACGAACCGCTGCGCGTCGTCTTCGATCATATGGCTCTCTTCCAGGGCGGCCAGAAGAAGCCGCTGGTGCTTTATGGCAAGGACATCGGCAATCCAGGACTCATCGAATTCCGCCGACGCTTTTGCATCGCGGCCGCGAATGCCGGGCTGGGTCTGGCGCGTCACCAATTCGAGCCGCATGTGACACTGCTCTGGACACCAACGCCTATGGTTGAGCACCGCGTCGAAACGATCTCCTGGGAAGTCCGCGACTTCGCACTGGTCCGCAGCTTTGTCGGTCACTCCCGGCACGAGCAATTGGGCCGCTGGCCGCTCGGCGGCCGGCGGGGCTAG
- a CDS encoding HlyD family secretion protein — MRFKELVFSKATIPALLAGVAGVLVVLYAWQLPPFTSSVQSTNNAYVKGQVTILAPQLAGYVVQVPVTDYLEVRKGDLLVQLDDRIYQQQLAQAKATLAQQESALANYDANYAAKQSSVELAQAQLTSADAALEKAQRDAGRNSSLLKSGIAAQSSADQANAALAQAEAGVTQGKASVAIAEQNLALVEAGKPGLEAAVQGAEAAVHLAEINLSNTRIVAPVDGRLGEVTARIGQFVSVGTQLTSVTPEKTWVIANFKETQLANLEIGQEASFTVDALDAGKLVGHISEISPAAGSEFSVLKPDNATGNFTKVAQRIPVRIEIDPGQPLAQRLLPGMSVEVSVDTAATRS, encoded by the coding sequence ATGCGTTTCAAGGAACTCGTTTTTTCAAAGGCTACCATTCCGGCATTGCTCGCCGGCGTCGCAGGCGTGCTGGTGGTACTCTATGCGTGGCAGTTGCCGCCCTTCACGTCCTCGGTGCAGTCTACCAACAACGCCTATGTCAAAGGTCAGGTGACCATCCTCGCCCCGCAACTGGCGGGCTACGTGGTTCAGGTCCCGGTCACCGACTATCTGGAGGTCAGGAAAGGCGACCTTCTGGTGCAGCTGGACGATCGCATCTACCAGCAGCAGCTTGCACAGGCCAAGGCAACTCTTGCCCAGCAGGAAAGCGCGCTCGCCAATTATGACGCTAACTACGCTGCCAAGCAGTCGAGCGTCGAGCTGGCGCAGGCGCAGCTCACTTCCGCCGATGCCGCGTTGGAAAAGGCGCAGCGCGATGCGGGCCGCAATTCTTCGCTCCTCAAGTCGGGCATCGCCGCGCAGTCGAGTGCCGACCAGGCCAACGCCGCACTGGCTCAAGCTGAGGCTGGCGTGACGCAAGGAAAGGCCTCAGTGGCGATCGCAGAGCAAAACCTGGCGCTGGTTGAAGCCGGCAAGCCGGGCCTTGAGGCCGCTGTGCAAGGTGCGGAAGCGGCCGTGCATCTGGCGGAGATCAACCTGAGCAACACGCGGATCGTCGCGCCGGTGGATGGACGGCTCGGTGAAGTCACAGCGCGGATTGGCCAGTTCGTATCAGTCGGCACGCAGCTCACGTCCGTTACGCCGGAGAAGACCTGGGTCATCGCCAATTTCAAGGAGACGCAGCTCGCCAACCTCGAAATCGGCCAGGAGGCGAGCTTCACCGTGGATGCACTGGATGCCGGCAAGCTGGTCGGGCATATTTCGGAAATCTCGCCGGCGGCCGGCTCGGAATTTTCAGTGCTCAAGCCTGACAATGCTACCGGCAACTTCACCAAGGTTGCTCAGCGTATTCCGGTGCGCATCGAGATCGATCCCGGCCAGCCGCTGGCTCAGCGCCTGCTGCCCGGAATGTCCGTCGAGGTCTCGGTGGATACCGCGGCTACGCGGTCATAA
- a CDS encoding ABC transporter ATP-binding protein — MNASATELLKVEGLTKRFPLRGSLLNRTKRYVHAVEDVSFSVRRGEVLGLVGESGSGKTTIGRMIMRLTDPTDGRITYAGQDISQLDRKAMLPFRRHIQMVFQDPFSSLNPRATVGKLIAEGMEVHNIGSPGARQLEVARLLQLVGLREDAAQRFPHEFSGGQRQRIVIARALAVNPDFIVADEPVSALDVSVQAQVLNLLQDLKEELGLTMLFISHDLSVVEHFCDRVVVMYLGRIMEIAPRRALYAAPKHPYTEALLSASPVPDPDHEVSRVVIQGDLPSPIDPPSGCVFRTRCRFAQPACAQAVPPLREIAPGHFKSCIRDDIL; from the coding sequence ATGAACGCGTCTGCAACCGAACTGCTCAAGGTCGAAGGCCTCACCAAGCGCTTTCCGCTGCGCGGCAGCCTGCTCAACCGCACCAAGCGCTATGTCCACGCCGTCGAGGATGTGAGCTTTTCCGTCCGTCGCGGCGAGGTGCTGGGCCTGGTCGGCGAATCCGGCTCGGGCAAGACCACTATCGGCCGCATGATCATGCGCCTGACCGATCCCACCGATGGCCGTATCACCTATGCCGGGCAGGATATTTCCCAGCTCGACCGCAAGGCCATGCTGCCGTTTCGGCGGCACATCCAGATGGTGTTCCAGGACCCGTTCTCGAGCCTCAATCCGCGCGCCACGGTCGGCAAGCTGATCGCCGAGGGCATGGAGGTTCACAATATCGGTTCGCCCGGCGCCCGCCAGCTCGAGGTGGCGCGGCTGCTGCAGCTCGTCGGCCTGCGCGAGGACGCCGCCCAGCGCTTCCCGCACGAATTCTCCGGCGGCCAGCGCCAACGCATCGTCATTGCCCGCGCTTTGGCGGTTAACCCCGATTTCATCGTCGCGGACGAGCCGGTCTCCGCGCTCGACGTTTCCGTGCAGGCGCAGGTATTGAACCTCCTGCAGGACCTCAAGGAAGAGCTGGGCCTGACCATGCTCTTCATCTCGCACGACCTTTCGGTCGTCGAGCATTTCTGCGACCGCGTCGTGGTCATGTATCTGGGCCGCATCATGGAGATCGCGCCGCGTCGAGCGCTCTACGCTGCCCCCAAGCATCCTTACACCGAGGCATTGCTTTCGGCCTCGCCGGTGCCCGATCCCGATCACGAGGTCAGCCGCGTGGTCATCCAGGGCGATCTGCCTAGCCCCATCGATCCACCCAGCGGCTGCGTCTTCCGCACCCGCTGCCGCTTCGCGCAACCGGCCTGCGCGCAGGCCGTGCCGCCGCTGCGTGAAATCGCTCCCGGCCATTTCAAGTCCTGCATCCGCGACGATATCCTCTAG
- a CDS encoding M20 aminoacylase family protein, translating to MPLLNSIAERTEEIARWRHDIHAHPELLYEVQRTAGVVEGLLGEFGVDEIVTGIGRTGVVGVIGGRGGPGKTIALRAELDALPIREKSGKPHASTVEGLMHACGHDGHTAMLLGAAKYLAETRDFPGTIIVVFQPAEEGGAGGQAMIDDGLLDRFGIEEVYGMHNLPGLPLGDFATCAGPMMAAVDEFDVTIHGKDGHAAWPHLTVDPILVAGHVLVAIQSIVARNLDPLGTAVLSVTRIAAGSAYNVIPSQATLGGTVRTLAPEVRDLMEERFTRIVEQTAAAYGATATVDYRRGYPATITDPAKTAVVAQVARDVVGAGRVNDAMVPLMGGEDFAFMLQQRPGGYVFVGNGPSSGLHTDTYDFNDELISTGVSFWVRLAETATRR from the coding sequence GTGCCTCTTCTCAATTCGATCGCCGAGCGCACCGAGGAAATCGCGCGCTGGCGGCACGACATCCATGCCCACCCGGAGCTGCTCTACGAGGTGCAGCGCACCGCCGGGGTGGTCGAAGGGCTGCTCGGCGAGTTCGGCGTCGATGAGATCGTGACCGGCATCGGGCGCACCGGCGTCGTCGGCGTCATTGGTGGGCGCGGCGGGCCGGGCAAGACCATCGCGCTGCGCGCCGAGCTGGACGCGCTGCCCATTCGCGAAAAGAGCGGCAAGCCGCATGCCAGCACCGTCGAAGGGCTCATGCATGCCTGCGGCCATGACGGCCACACGGCCATGCTGCTGGGCGCCGCCAAATACCTGGCGGAAACCCGCGACTTTCCCGGCACCATCATCGTCGTCTTCCAGCCCGCCGAAGAGGGCGGGGCAGGTGGGCAGGCCATGATCGATGACGGCCTGCTCGACCGCTTCGGCATCGAGGAGGTCTATGGCATGCACAACCTGCCGGGCCTGCCGCTTGGCGATTTCGCCACATGCGCCGGGCCGATGATGGCGGCTGTCGATGAGTTCGACGTCACCATCCACGGCAAGGACGGGCATGCCGCCTGGCCGCATCTGACCGTCGATCCGATCCTCGTGGCCGGCCACGTCCTCGTCGCCATCCAGTCGATCGTCGCGCGCAATCTCGATCCCCTGGGCACCGCGGTGCTCTCGGTGACCCGCATCGCGGCCGGCTCCGCCTATAACGTCATTCCCTCGCAGGCGACCCTGGGCGGTACGGTCCGCACGCTGGCGCCGGAAGTGCGCGACCTCATGGAAGAGCGCTTTACCCGCATCGTCGAGCAGACGGCCGCTGCTTACGGGGCGACCGCGACGGTGGACTATCGGCGCGGCTACCCCGCCACCATAACCGATCCGGCCAAGACCGCCGTGGTTGCGCAGGTAGCGCGCGATGTCGTCGGGGCAGGGCGCGTCAACGACGCCATGGTGCCCTTGATGGGCGGCGAGGATTTCGCTTTCATGCTCCAGCAACGGCCGGGCGGCTATGTCTTCGTCGGCAACGGGCCGTCGAGCGGCCTCCATACCGACACCTATGATTTCAACGACGAGCTTATTTCCACCGGCGTCAGCTTCTGGGTGCGGCTCGCTGAAACCGCCACCCGGCGCTAG
- a CDS encoding trans-3-hydroxy-L-proline dehydratase has product MRSSKVIHIVGAHAEGEVGDVIVGGVLPPPGETLWEQSRFIARDETLRNFVLNEPRGGVFRHVNLLVPPRNPRAQMGWIIMEPADTPPMSGSNSICVSTVLLDTGIIPMQEPQTHMVLEAPGGLIEVTADCRNGKAERISVQNVPSFADKLDAHIEVEGLGTITADTAYGGDSFVIVDAPGLGFALTPDEARDLAETGIAITAAANEQLGFVHPENPDWDHISFCQIAAPVTREAGVLTGKNAVVIRPGKIDRSPTGTGCSARMAVLRARGQLEIGETFVGRSIIDSEFRCHIAEDTKIGGRPAIRPVISGRAWVTGTSQLMLDPDDPWPAGYRLSDTWPVLV; this is encoded by the coding sequence ATGCGGTCGAGCAAGGTCATCCATATCGTCGGCGCACATGCCGAGGGCGAGGTGGGCGATGTCATCGTGGGCGGCGTGCTGCCGCCGCCGGGTGAAACGCTCTGGGAGCAATCGCGCTTCATCGCGCGCGACGAGACGCTGCGCAATTTCGTGCTCAACGAACCGCGGGGCGGCGTCTTCCGCCACGTCAACCTGCTCGTGCCGCCCAGGAATCCACGCGCCCAGATGGGCTGGATCATCATGGAGCCGGCCGACACGCCGCCCATGTCCGGCTCCAACTCCATCTGCGTTTCGACCGTCCTCCTCGATACCGGCATCATCCCGATGCAGGAGCCGCAGACGCATATGGTGCTCGAAGCGCCGGGCGGGCTCATAGAGGTCACCGCCGATTGCCGCAACGGCAAGGCCGAGCGCATCAGCGTGCAGAACGTACCGTCCTTCGCCGACAAGCTCGATGCCCATATCGAGGTCGAGGGCCTTGGCACCATCACGGCCGATACCGCCTATGGCGGCGATAGCTTCGTCATCGTCGATGCCCCAGGCCTCGGCTTTGCGCTGACGCCGGACGAGGCCCGCGACCTCGCCGAAACCGGCATCGCCATTACGGCGGCGGCCAACGAGCAGCTCGGCTTCGTCCACCCGGAAAACCCGGATTGGGACCACATCTCCTTCTGCCAGATCGCTGCGCCCGTAACGCGCGAGGCCGGCGTGCTCACCGGCAAAAATGCCGTCGTCATTCGCCCCGGCAAGATCGATCGTTCACCTACCGGCACCGGCTGTTCTGCCCGCATGGCGGTGCTGCGCGCGCGTGGTCAGCTGGAGATCGGCGAAACCTTCGTCGGCCGCTCGATCATCGATTCCGAGTTCCGCTGCCATATCGCCGAAGATACGAAGATTGGCGGCCGCCCGGCGATCCGGCCGGTTATCTCAGGGCGCGCATGGGTTACCGGCACGAGCCAGTTGATGCTCGACCCAGATGATCCATGGCCGGCCGGGTATCGGCTTTCAGATACGTGGCCGGTGTTGGTTTGA